The Budorcas taxicolor isolate Tak-1 chromosome 2, Takin1.1, whole genome shotgun sequence genome window below encodes:
- the EXTL1 gene encoding exostosin-like 1: MQSWRRKSLWLALSASWLLILLRVFPVLRLAEPARRQAGDPQGWPRWLDAELLQSFSQPGELLEYGPQPPQAPRGGSCYREACFDASKCRGGSLKVFVYSAVGPISETPRKVLTSIEGSRYHTASAAEACLLVLVLSPDTPAGECHPALPQWDGGRNHLVLSLHPAPCLRIFQLGQAMVAEASPTVDTFRPGFDVALPLLPEAHPLRGGALGQLQQHSPLPGVALIAVAEERGGWRTAGTNFSACPWDGRCEQDHGPKQTHPRATLPNATFCLIPGRSPDALHFLQALQAGCIPVLLSPRWELPFSEVIDWTKAAVVADERLPLQVLAALQEMPLTRVLALRQQAQFLWDAYFSSIEKVIHTTLEIIQDRISGASAHPSLLWNSPPGALLALSTFSTSPSDFPFYHLQQGSRPLGRFSALIWVGAPGQPPLKLIQAVAGAQHCAQILVLWSSKKPPPPRWPETAVPLTVLDGHRKASDRFLPYSAIDTDAILSLDAHSSLSTSEVDFAFMVWQSFPERMVGFLTWSHFWDAAQGGWGYTGERANEFSMVLTSAAFYHRYYHTLFTHSLPKALRTLADESPPCVDVLMNFLVAAVTKLPPIKVPYGPWHQEARPPPLAPGGPRFRAEPQPAAQDCLNQMAAGFGHMPLVSSRLRLDPVLFKDPVSVLRKKYRSLEKP; this comes from the exons ATGCAGTCATGGAGAAGAAAGTCCCTTTGGCTGGCCCTGTCGGCCTCCTGGCTCCTCATCCTGCTAAGAGTCTTCCCAGTTCTCCGCCTGGCAGAGCCTGCCAGACGCCAGGCAGGGGACCCCCAAGGCTGGCCCCGCTGGCTGGACGCAGAGCTCCTGCAGAGTTTCTCCCAGCCTGGGGAGCTCCTGGAATATGGCCCTCAACCTCCTCAAGCCCCCCGTGGCGGCAGCTGTTACCGGGAAGCTTGCTTTGATGCCTCAAAGTGCAGAGGTGGTAGCCTCAAGGTGTTCGTGTACTCGGCAGTCGGACCCATCTCTGAGACTCCGCGCAAGGTCCTGACTTCCATCGAGGGCTCCCGCTACCATACAGCCAGCGCTGCGGAGGCTTGCCTCCTCGTCCTCGTCCTCAGCCCCGACACCCCTGCTGGAGAGTGCCACCCGGCGCTCCCGcagtgggatgggggcaggaacCATCTGGTCCTCAGTCTCCACCCCGCCCCTTGCCTCCGGATCTTCCAGCTGGGACAGGCGATGGTGGCCGAGGCCAGCCCCACGGTGGACACCTTCCGGCCCGGCTTTGACGTGGCCCTCCCGCTTCTCCCCGAAGCCCACCCTTTGCGAGGGGGGGCCCTTggccagctgcagcagcacagccCCCTCCCTGGGGTGGCCCTGATAGCTGTGGCAGAAGAGAGGGGCGGGTGGCGCACGGCGGGCACCAacttctctgcctgcccctggGACGGACGCTGTGAGCAGGACCATGGACCCAAGCA GACCCACCCCCGGGCAACGCTACCCAATGCCACCTTCTGCCTCATCCCTGGCCGCAGTCCTGATGCCTTGCACTTCCTTCAAGCCTTGCAG GCTGGCTGCATTCCTGTGCTTCTCAGCCCTCGCTGGGAGCTGCCCTTCTCGGAAGTCATCGATTGGACCAAGGCGGCCGTTGTAGCTGACGAGAGGCTCCCACTTCAG GTCCTGGCTGCCCTCCAGGAGATGCCCCTCACACGGGTCCTTGCCCTGCGTCAGCAGGCCCAGTTTCTGTGGGATGCGTACTTCTCCTCCATCGAGAAAGTCATCCATACCACTCTGGAG ATTATTCAGGACCGAATCTCTGGAGCATCTGCTCACCCCTCGCTCCTGTGGAACAGCCCCCCAGGGGCACTCCTGGCCCTGTCCACTTTCTCCACAAGCCCCTCGGACTTCCCCTTCTACCACCTACAACAAG GCTCTCGTCCTCTGGGCAGGTTCAGCGCCCTGATTTGGGTGGGGGCTCCAGGCCAGCCCCCCCTGAAGCTCATCCAGGCGGTGGCAGGCGCCCAGCACTGTGCCCAG ATCTTGGTTCTCTGGAGCAGTAAGAAgccacccccacccaggtggcCTGAGACAGCAGTGCCCTTGACAGTCCTTGATGGGCACAGGAAG GCCAGTGACCGCTTCCTCCCGTACAGCGCCATCGACACTGATGCCATTCTGAGCCTGGACGCCCACAGCAGTCTTTCCACAAGTGAG GTGGACTTCGCTTTCATGGTATGGCAGAGCTTCCCAGAGCGGATGGTCGGCTTTCTCACATGGAGCCACTTCTGGGATGCGGCCCAGGGGGGCTGGGGCTACACTGGCGAGAGGGCCAATGAATTCTCCATGGTTCTCACCTCAGCTGCCTTCTACCACAG GTATTACCACACCCTCTTCACCCACTCCCTGCCCAAGGCTCTGAGGACTCTGGCAGATGAGTCACCCCCCTGCGTGGATGTCCTGATGAACTTTCTAGTAGCAGCCGTCACCAAGTTGCCGCCTATCAAGGTGCCCTATGGGCCGTGGCATCAGGAGGCCAGACCTCCTCCACTG GCGCCTGGGGGTCCGCGGTTCAGAGCGGAGCCTCAGCCGGCCGCCCAGGACTGCCTCAACCAGATGGCGGCAGGGTTCGGCCACATGCCCCTAGTGTCATCGCGCCTCCGTCTAGACCCAGTGCTTTTCAAGGACCCGGTGTCTGTGTTGCGTAAGAAGTATCGCAGCCTGGAGAAGCCCTAG